A stretch of the Excalfactoria chinensis isolate bCotChi1 chromosome 25, bCotChi1.hap2, whole genome shotgun sequence genome encodes the following:
- the SNRNP27 gene encoding U4/U6.U5 small nuclear ribonucleoprotein 27 kDa protein produces the protein MGRSRSRSPPRRDRRRSRSVSRDRERRRRERTRSRDRRRTRSRSPHRRRSRSPRRHRSGSSSPLRLKERRDEEKKESKDSKGKERQITEEDLQGKTEEEIEMMKMMGFASFDTTKGKKVDGAANAYAINVSQKRKYRQYMNRKGGFNRPLDFIA, from the exons ATGGGCCGCAGCCGGTCCCGCTCGCCGCCGCGACGCG ACCGCCGCCGCTCACGATCCGTTTCTCGGGACCGGGAGAGGAGGCGGAGGGAACGGACGCGATCCCGGGACAGGAGGCGGACCCGCTCCCGCTCCCCGCACCGGCGGCGATCCAG GTCCCCCCGCAGGCATCGCTCCGGCTCCTCCTCCCCGCTGAGACTGAAGGAGAGACGGGACGAGGAGAAGAAGGAGAGTAAAGACAGCAAAGGCAAAGAGCGGCAGATCACGG AGGAAGATCTTCAAGGCAAGACGGAAGAGGAAATCgagatgatgaagatgatggGCTTCGCCTCTTTCGACACGACCAAA GGCAAGAAAGTGGACGGTGCTGCAAACGCATACGCCATCAACGTGTCCCAGAAGAGGAAATACAG ACAGTACATGAACAGAAAAGGAGGATTCAACAGACCGTTGGATTTCATCGCTTGA
- the FIGLA gene encoding factor in the germline alpha, whose product MGEQRGAPRGLLLPTPPPEVLAVVLSQQHGPLPHVAPITRLRRGPNGGYKALGDPEGVLERRRAANAKERERIRNLNSGFSALKALVPLMPQDRKPSKADTLRAAAEYIRLLRGVLRDTGGLQVPTEPPEVTPEGGGGEGPVGSNVPPNHIRGVPSPVWGGCRRLFLLIPKEVNEDLGGGTRSDGDVPALISMSPNQN is encoded by the exons ATGGGGGAGCAGCGGGGGGCTCCgagggggctgctgctgcccaccccTCCCCCCGAGGTGCTGGCTGTGGTGCTCAGCCAACAGCACGGCCCCCTCCCCCATGTGGCCCCCATCACCCGCCTGCGCCGTGGCCCCAATGGGGGCTATAAGGCTTTGGGGGACCCCGAGGGGGTCCTGGAGCGGCGGCGTGCGGCCAATGCTAAAGAAAGGGAGAGG ATCAGGAACCTGAACAGCGGATTCTCAGCCCTGAAGGCGCTGGTGCCGCTGATGCCGCAGGACCGCAAACCCAGCAAAGCCGACACCCTGCGGGCGGCCGCCGAATACATCCGCCTGCTGCGGGGGGTGCTGCGGGACACGGGGGGGCTGCAGGTACCCACAGAACCCCCCGAAGTGACCCCggagggaggaggtggggagggcCCTGTTGGCTCCAACGTGCCCCCCAACCACATCCGTGGGGTTCCCAGCCCCGTGTGGGGCGGCTGCAGGCG gctCTTCCTGCTCATCCCTAAGGAAGTTAATGaagatttggggggggggactCGGAGTGATGGCGACGTCCCAGCTTTGATTTCCATGTCCCCAAACCAGAAttga
- the ADD2 gene encoding LOW QUALITY PROTEIN: beta-adducin (The sequence of the model RefSeq protein was modified relative to this genomic sequence to represent the inferred CDS: deleted 1 base in 1 codon), whose amino-acid sequence MSTAASPEPPPSPPAPGPRYFDRFPEDDPEYLRERNMAADLRQDFNMMEQKKRVTMILQSPSFREELESLIQEQMKKGNNSSHVWALRQIADFVATTSPAALPTSPHGYGLTAVTPINDLHGPDAPALAKGERLMRCKVGSVHRLLDLYGWAQLGHAAVTLRVSKEQEHFLVAPQGLACSEVTAASLIKVNVLGDVVEQGSTDFAPDARAFSLHAAIYAARPDARCIVRLHTPATAAVSAMRCGVLPISRAALLLGDIAYFDFHGEVEDEADRVELQKCLGPTCKILVLRNHGVLALGDTAEEAFYSIFHLQAACEVQVSALASAGGAENLIVLERAKHRPHEVGSVRWAGSTFGPMQKSRLGEHEFEALMRMLDNLGYRTGYTYRYPFVQEKSKPKSDVLIPATVTAFVFEEEAMPTPALRQHAQKQQKEKTRWLNTPNTYLRVSVAEEQQGGQKTKMTWLKADEVEKGSSGTAIRIENPNQFVPLYTDPQEVLEMRNKIREQNRQDVKSAGPQSQLLASVIAETSRSPSTESHLGDAETKNPSQEEAPAEPEPPNPFSQLTDQELEEYKREVERKKLGLHGDKEEEENQASPPKSPPGSPKSPNKSAAPEGPEGDKKVEDGQAPGDSSTEKEPPAVVNGKDEEQSTEESKGGDQTSTPANPEQDTPKEKSETVTSTPVSPEGSPSKSPSKKKKKFRTPSFLKKGKKKEKIES is encoded by the exons ATGAGCACAGCCGCCAGCCCTGagccccccccttcccctcctgcccccgGACCCCGATACTTTGATCGCTTCCCTGAGGATGACCCCGAATACCTGCGGGAGCGCAACATGGCAGCCGACCTGCGGCAGGACTTCAACATGATGGAGCAGAAGAAGAGGGTCACCATGATCCTACAGAGCCCG TCTTTCAGGGAGGAGCTGGAGAGCCTCATCCAGGAGCAGATGAAGAAGGGGAACAACTCGTCCCACGTGTGGGCACTGCGGCAGATCGCCGACTTCGTGGCCACCACGTCCCCAGCcgccctccccacctccccccatGGGTACG GTCTGACGGCGGTGACGCCCATCAACGACCTGCACGGTCCGGATGCTCCGGCTCTGGCCAAGGGCGAGCGGTTGATGCGCTGCAAAGTGGGCAGCGTGCACCGCCTGCTGGACCTGTACGGCTGGGCGCAGCTGGGCCACGCGGCCGTCACC cTGCGGGTGAGCAAAGAGCAGGAACACTTCCTGGTGGCTCCCCAGGGGTTGGCATGCAGCGAGGTGACCGCAGCCAGCCTG ATCAAGGTGAACGTGCTGGGGGATGTggtggagcagggcagcaccgACTTTGCTCCCGACGCTCGTGCCTTCAGCCTCCACGCTGCCATCTACGCCGCCCGCCCCGATGCGCGCTGCATCGTGCGCCTGCACACCCCGGCCACCGCCGCG GTGTCGGCCATGCGCTGTGGTGTGCTGCCCATCTCCCGTGCTGCCCTGTTGCTGGGGGACATCGCCTACTTCGACTTCCATGGTGAGGTGGAGGACGAAGCCGACCGGGTTGAGCTGCAGAAGTGCCTTGGCCCCACCTGCAAG ATCCTGGTGCTGCGCAACCACGGGGTGCTGGCGCTGGGTGACACGGCCGAGGAGGCGTTCTACAGCATCTTCCACCTGCAGGCAGCCTGCGAGGTGCAG GTGTCGGCGCTGGCGAGCGCAGGTGGAGCAGAGAACCTCATCGTGCTGGAGCGTGCCAAGCACCGTCCCCACGAGGTGGGCTCCGTGCGTTGGGCCGGCAGCACTTTTGGCCCCATGCAGAAGAGCCGGTTGGGAGAGCATGAATTTGAAGCCTTGATGAGGATGCTGGACAACCTG gGTTATCGCACCGGCTACACCTACCGCTACCCCTTCGtgcaagagaaaagcaaacccAAAAGCGACGTGCTCATCCCCGCCACGGTGACGGCCTTCGTCTTCGAGGAGGAGGCGATGCCCACGCCTGCCCTGCGGCAGCAcgctcagaagcagcagaaggagaagACACGGTGGCTCAACACACCCAACACGTACCTGCGGGTCAGCGTGGCCGAGGAGCAGCAAGGAGGCCAGAAGACCAAGATGACC TGGCTGAAGGCTGATGAGGTGGAGAAGGGCAGCAGCGGCACCGCCATCCGCATCGAGAACCCCAACCAGTTTGTGCCCCTCTACACCGACCCTCAGGAGGTGCTGGAGATGAGGAACAAG ATCCGTGAGCAGAACCGCCAGGATGTGAAGTCTGCGGGGCCGCAGTCCCAGCTGCTGGCCAGTGTGATCGCTGAGACCAGCCGCAGCCCT TCCACAGAAAGCCATTTGGGGGATGCCGAGACCAAAAACCCATCTCAAGAGGAGGCGCCCGCTGAGCCGGAGCCCCCA AACCCTTTCAGCCAACTCACGGACCAGGAGCTGGAGGAGTACAAGCGGGAGGTGGAGAGGAAGAAACTGGGGCTGCACG GAgacaaggaggaagaggagaaccAGGCATCGCCCCCAAAATCACCACCGGGGTCCCCAAAATCCCCCAACAAAAGTGCAGCTCCGGAGGGTCCGGAGG GTGACAAGAAGGTGGAGGATGGCCAAGCTCCGGGTGATTCCTCCACCGAGAAGGAGCCACCAGCTGTGGTCAATGGGAAGGATGAGGAGCAGAGCACCGAGGAGAGCAAAGGGGGGGACCAGACAAGCACCCCAGCCAACCCAGAGCAGGACACCCCCAAAGAGAAGAGCGAGACGGTGACCAGCACCCCCGTCTCCCCCGAAGGCTCACCTTCCAAATCGCCCtccaagaagaagaagaaattccGGACCCCGTCCTTCCTGAAAAAGggcaaaaagaaggaaaaaatcgAATCTTGA